In Lysobacter luteus, a single window of DNA contains:
- the folD gene encoding bifunctional methylenetetrahydrofolate dehydrogenase/methenyltetrahydrofolate cyclohydrolase FolD — protein sequence MTDMPATARILDGKGIAEDLLDNLKARVAARVADGRKPPGLAVVLVGSDPASSVYVRNKRRAAEKVGIRAIDFDLPADTGDDELLALIDRLNADPDVHGILVQLPLPDRRDATALIHRISPAKDVDGFHPENVGHLALRQFGLRPCTPRGITTLLAYTDRPVRGASATVVGVSNHVGRPMALELLIAGCTTTSCHKFTPPDVLEAAVRGADILVVAVGRPQLIPGEWVKPGAVVIDVGINRLDDGRLVGDVGFEAASRRASWITPVPGGVGPMTVATLMQNTLEAAEAADKASGA from the coding sequence ATGACCGACATGCCCGCCACCGCCCGCATCCTGGATGGCAAGGGCATCGCCGAGGACCTGCTCGACAATCTCAAGGCACGGGTAGCCGCCCGCGTCGCCGACGGGCGCAAACCGCCGGGCTTGGCGGTTGTGCTGGTCGGCAGCGATCCGGCTTCGTCGGTGTACGTACGCAACAAGCGCCGTGCCGCCGAGAAGGTCGGCATCCGCGCGATCGACTTCGACCTCCCCGCCGACACCGGCGACGACGAACTCCTCGCACTCATCGATCGGCTCAACGCCGATCCCGACGTGCACGGCATCCTGGTCCAGCTGCCCTTGCCCGACCGTCGCGACGCCACGGCCCTCATCCACCGGATCAGCCCTGCGAAGGATGTCGACGGCTTCCACCCGGAGAACGTGGGCCACCTGGCGCTGCGCCAGTTCGGCCTGCGTCCGTGCACGCCGCGCGGCATCACGACGCTGCTGGCCTACACCGATCGCCCGGTGCGCGGCGCCAGCGCGACCGTGGTGGGCGTTTCCAACCACGTCGGCCGGCCAATGGCCCTGGAGTTGCTGATCGCCGGCTGCACCACCACGTCCTGCCACAAGTTCACGCCGCCGGACGTGCTGGAGGCCGCCGTGCGGGGCGCCGATATCCTCGTGGTCGCCGTCGGGCGCCCGCAACTGATCCCCGGTGAGTGGGTCAAGCCCGGCGCGGTGGTGATCGACGTGGGCATCAACCGGCTCGACGACGGCCGCCTGGTCGGTGACGTCGGGTTCGAGGCGGCCTCGCGCCGGGCCAGCTGGATCACCCCGGTGCCGGGTGGGGTGGGGCCGATGACGGTCGCGACCCTGATGCAGAACACGCTGGAAGCGGCGGAGGCGGCCGACAAGGCCTCCGGCGCCTGA
- a CDS encoding DUF2721 domain-containing protein encodes MIPTDSQYAVLTAMLAPAFFLTATGSLLISASNRLARVVDRLRQLMKEMEQATDEAELQWLDHRVTRQRRRSGLILRANQMLYLSLSFFVATSLMVVLDAFLPSPAGLLPTAFAILGVLGLFASSLLLSRESTIALAILNEEMDRSHTRARVRRTS; translated from the coding sequence GTGATTCCGACCGACTCCCAGTACGCCGTCCTGACCGCGATGCTCGCGCCCGCCTTCTTCCTGACGGCGACCGGCTCGCTGCTGATCTCGGCGAGCAACCGCCTGGCGCGGGTGGTCGACCGGCTGCGCCAGCTGATGAAGGAAATGGAGCAGGCCACCGACGAGGCCGAACTGCAGTGGCTGGACCACCGCGTGACCCGCCAGCGCCGCCGCAGCGGGCTGATCCTGCGCGCGAACCAGATGCTCTACCTGTCGCTGAGCTTCTTCGTCGCCACCAGCCTGATGGTGGTGCTGGATGCGTTCCTGCCGTCGCCGGCCGGTCTGCTGCCGACGGCGTTCGCGATACTCGGGGTGCTGGGGCTGTTCGCATCCAGCCTGCTGCTGTCGCGCGAATCGACGATTGCGCTGGCGATCCTCAACGAGGAGATGGACCGCTCGCACACCCGCGCGCGGGTGCGCCGCACGTCCTGA
- a CDS encoding DUF2272 domain-containing protein, giving the protein MATTGWRWAWLAAACLALSLVPADRASANCTGAAPVPADTLGERIATMACQESLLWYEPFINAQGHLASMSMTEAEAGVLADGATPAWKRVAEYWRGSGLLWEMNAFPGAGTCARAGSLAYPAPDCRAFVIDQPWSAAFISFVMVRAGVPGFQPSPRHVDYVRNAYTESGTGPYRLVDPDNASPTAGDMLCYVRGASPMGHAGLRSWLAGNPTASLPMHCEIVVAAGGGRLQLVGGNVLHSVTTRILPLNRDGRIWGLPRGTPACSPANEAGCSFNRQDWAALLKLDPSLRPVAAPAQALPGPGQAAPVQCCVQCVVGSGVPRCPAGTSPPVDQR; this is encoded by the coding sequence ATGGCGACAACGGGATGGCGATGGGCCTGGCTGGCCGCGGCGTGCTTGGCACTGTCGCTGGTGCCCGCGGACAGGGCGTCCGCGAACTGCACGGGCGCTGCTCCCGTCCCTGCCGACACCCTCGGCGAGCGCATCGCGACAATGGCCTGCCAGGAGAGCCTGCTCTGGTACGAGCCTTTCATCAACGCGCAGGGACACCTTGCGAGCATGTCGATGACGGAAGCCGAGGCCGGTGTGCTCGCGGATGGTGCGACCCCGGCCTGGAAACGCGTCGCCGAGTACTGGCGTGGCAGCGGCCTGCTGTGGGAAATGAATGCCTTCCCGGGTGCGGGCACCTGCGCGCGGGCGGGATCACTGGCCTATCCGGCGCCGGACTGCCGCGCCTTCGTCATCGACCAGCCGTGGTCGGCGGCGTTCATTTCGTTCGTGATGGTGCGCGCGGGCGTGCCGGGGTTCCAGCCGTCTCCGCGCCACGTCGACTACGTGCGCAATGCGTACACGGAATCGGGCACCGGACCGTACCGGCTGGTCGACCCCGATAACGCCTCCCCCACGGCCGGCGACATGCTGTGCTACGTCCGCGGCGCATCGCCGATGGGGCATGCCGGCCTGCGATCCTGGCTCGCCGGCAATCCGACGGCGTCCCTGCCGATGCATTGCGAGATCGTGGTCGCCGCCGGTGGCGGCCGGCTCCAACTCGTGGGCGGCAACGTGCTGCACAGCGTGACGACGCGGATCCTTCCGCTCAACCGCGACGGCCGCATCTGGGGGCTGCCGCGCGGGACCCCGGCATGCTCGCCGGCAAACGAGGCCGGCTGCAGCTTCAACCGCCAGGACTGGGCCGCGCTGTTGAAGCTGGACCCGTCGCTGCGGCCGGTGGCGGCACCGGCGCAGGCGCTTCCCGGGCCGGGGCAGGCCGCCCCCGTGCAGTGTTGTGTGCAGTGCGTCGTCGGCTCCGGCGTACCTCGCTGCCCGGCCGGGACATCTCCACCGGTCGATCAGCGATAA
- the tadA gene encoding tRNA adenosine(34) deaminase TadA: MPVDPPIPPTAIDEHWMRHALELARQAEQEDDEIPVGAVLVSVDGEVLGEGWNRNITEHDPTAHAEVVAMRQAGRHVGNHRLLGATLYITLEPCAMCAMAMVHARVARVVFGAFDPKTGAAGSVFDLLADPRHNHRVEVRGGVLGDEAGRMLGNYFRRKRGKPPL; the protein is encoded by the coding sequence ATGCCTGTGGACCCGCCGATTCCACCGACCGCCATTGATGAGCACTGGATGCGCCACGCCCTGGAACTGGCGCGCCAGGCCGAGCAGGAGGACGACGAGATCCCGGTCGGCGCGGTGCTGGTGTCGGTCGACGGCGAGGTGCTCGGCGAAGGCTGGAACCGCAACATCACCGAGCACGATCCCACCGCGCACGCCGAAGTCGTCGCGATGCGCCAGGCCGGCCGCCATGTCGGCAACCATCGCCTGCTCGGCGCCACGCTCTACATCACCCTGGAGCCGTGCGCGATGTGCGCGATGGCGATGGTCCACGCCCGCGTCGCGCGGGTGGTGTTTGGCGCGTTCGACCCGAAGACCGGCGCCGCCGGCAGCGTGTTCGACCTGCTGGCCGATCCGCGCCACAACCACCGGGTCGAGGTGCGCGGCGGTGTGCTTGGTGACGAGGCGGGGCGGATGCTCGGCAACTATTTCCGCCGCAAGCGCGGCAAGCCGCCGCTTTGA
- the guaB gene encoding IMP dehydrogenase, whose product MLRIQAEALTFDDVSLVPAHSTVLPKDVSLSTRVTRDLTIRLPILSAAMDTVSEARLAITMAQLGGLSILHKNMTLAQQAAQVAQVKTFEAGVIKSPFTVGPDTSIADVLKLTRERNISGVPVVDGGQLVGIVTSRDMRFETRPEDPVRNIMTRKERLITVKEGAADDEVLGLLHKHRIEKVLVVNDAFELRGLITVKDIQKKSDNPNAAYDSSERLLVGAAVGVGGDTESRVEALAAAGVDVVVVDTAHGHSQGVLERVRWVKKNFPQLQVIGGNIVTGDAALALMDHGADAVKVGVGPGSICTTRIVAGVGVPQITAIDMVAEALQDRIPLVADGGIRYSGDIGKALAAGASTVMVGGLFAGTEESPGETELFQGRSYKNYRGMGSLAAMEKGSKDRYFQDASDADKLVPEGIEGRVPYRGPLRGVVHQLTGGLRATMGYVGCATIDEMRKQPQFVRVTNAGTRESHVHDVQITKEPPNYRAG is encoded by the coding sequence ATGTTGCGCATCCAGGCTGAAGCGCTGACTTTCGACGACGTATCGCTCGTCCCCGCGCATTCGACCGTCCTTCCGAAGGACGTCTCGCTCTCCACCCGCGTCACCCGTGACCTCACCATCCGCCTGCCGATCCTGTCGGCGGCCATGGACACCGTGAGCGAAGCCCGCCTCGCCATCACCATGGCGCAGCTTGGCGGCCTGAGCATCCTGCACAAGAACATGACGCTGGCCCAGCAGGCCGCGCAGGTGGCGCAGGTCAAGACGTTCGAGGCCGGCGTCATCAAGTCGCCGTTCACCGTCGGACCCGACACGAGCATCGCCGACGTGCTCAAGCTGACCCGCGAGCGCAATATCTCCGGCGTGCCGGTGGTCGATGGCGGGCAGCTGGTCGGTATCGTCACCAGCCGCGACATGCGTTTCGAGACGCGCCCGGAAGATCCCGTCCGCAACATCATGACCCGCAAGGAACGCCTGATCACGGTCAAGGAGGGCGCGGCCGACGACGAGGTGCTCGGCCTGCTGCACAAGCACCGCATCGAGAAGGTGCTGGTGGTCAACGACGCGTTCGAACTGCGCGGCCTGATCACGGTGAAGGACATCCAGAAGAAGTCCGACAACCCCAACGCCGCCTACGACAGCAGCGAGCGCCTGCTGGTCGGCGCCGCGGTCGGCGTCGGCGGCGACACCGAATCCCGGGTCGAGGCGCTGGCCGCGGCCGGCGTCGACGTGGTGGTGGTTGACACCGCGCACGGCCATTCGCAGGGCGTGCTCGAGCGCGTCCGCTGGGTCAAGAAGAACTTCCCGCAACTGCAGGTCATCGGCGGCAACATCGTCACCGGCGATGCCGCACTGGCCCTGATGGACCACGGCGCGGATGCGGTGAAGGTGGGCGTCGGCCCAGGCTCGATCTGCACCACCCGCATCGTTGCCGGCGTGGGCGTGCCCCAGATCACCGCCATCGACATGGTCGCCGAGGCGCTGCAGGACCGTATCCCGCTGGTCGCCGACGGCGGAATCCGCTACTCGGGTGACATCGGCAAGGCGCTGGCCGCCGGTGCGTCGACGGTGATGGTCGGCGGCCTGTTTGCCGGCACCGAGGAGTCGCCCGGCGAGACCGAGCTGTTCCAGGGCCGCAGCTACAAGAACTACCGCGGCATGGGCAGCCTGGCGGCGATGGAGAAGGGTTCCAAGGACCGCTATTTCCAGGACGCCAGCGACGCCGACAAGCTCGTACCGGAAGGCATCGAAGGCCGCGTCCCGTACCGCGGCCCGTTGCGTGGCGTGGTCCACCAACTGACCGGCGGACTGCGCGCCACGATGGGCTACGTCGGTTGCGCAACCATCGACGAGATGCGCAAGCAGCCGCAGTTTGTCCGGGTCACCAACGCCGGCACGCGCGAGAGCCACGTGCACGACGTGCAGATCACCAAGGAACCGCCGAACTACCGCGCCGGCTGA
- a CDS encoding YggS family pyridoxal phosphate-dependent enzyme: protein MPDKPAPPAARHASTVEEFRANLAAIRGRIGAACQRAGRDPATVRLLPVSKTVDEARMRLAWEAGCREFGENKVQEAAHKAEAMADLPGVRWSVIGHLQTNKAKLVARFADEFQALDSVRVAEALDRRLQAEGRSLDVLVQVNSSGEESKFGLAPADVPAFVRGLPAFRSLRVRGLMTLALFSADADRVRPCFVRMRDLRERLRQEAPAGLSFDELSMGMSGDFELAIEEGATVVRVGQAIFGARALPDSHYWPSAG, encoded by the coding sequence ATGCCCGACAAGCCTGCCCCGCCCGCCGCACGCCACGCGTCCACCGTCGAAGAGTTCCGCGCCAACCTGGCGGCGATCCGCGGTCGCATCGGGGCGGCCTGCCAGCGCGCCGGCCGTGATCCCGCCACGGTGCGCCTGCTGCCGGTCAGCAAGACCGTCGACGAGGCCCGTATGCGGCTGGCATGGGAGGCGGGCTGCCGCGAATTCGGCGAGAACAAGGTGCAGGAAGCCGCGCACAAGGCCGAGGCGATGGCGGACCTGCCGGGCGTGCGGTGGTCGGTGATCGGCCACCTGCAGACCAACAAGGCGAAGCTGGTGGCCCGTTTTGCCGACGAGTTCCAGGCGCTCGACAGCGTGCGCGTGGCCGAGGCGCTGGACCGGCGGCTGCAGGCGGAAGGTCGCTCGCTGGACGTGCTGGTGCAGGTCAACAGTTCGGGCGAGGAAAGCAAGTTCGGGCTGGCACCGGCGGACGTGCCGGCGTTCGTGCGCGGGCTGCCGGCGTTCCGGTCGCTACGGGTGCGCGGGCTGATGACGCTTGCGTTGTTCTCGGCCGACGCCGACCGGGTGCGTCCATGCTTCGTCCGCATGCGCGACCTGCGCGAGCGCCTGCGCCAGGAGGCCCCGGCCGGGCTGTCGTTCGATGAGCTGTCGATGGGGATGTCTGGCGATTTCGAGCTGGCGATCGAGGAAGGCGCGACCGTGGTGCGCGTCGGCCAGGCGATCTTCGGCGCCCGCGCCCTGCCCGACAGCCACTACTGGCCCAGCGCCGGATAA
- the orn gene encoding oligoribonuclease, with translation MGTRTGNEQRLIWIDLEMTGLDTDNDSILEIATVVTDANLEVLAEGPELAIRHPLQRLEAMDDWNRNQHRKSGLWARVLEEGVSMAEAEQRTLAFLAQWVPAKASPICGNSICQDRRFLHREMPRLEQYFHYRNLDVSTLKELARRWAPEVLAGVGKEARHTALSDVHDSIAELRHYRFFMGRLGGMEPAEL, from the coding sequence ATGGGCACAAGGACAGGCAACGAGCAGCGGCTGATCTGGATCGATCTGGAAATGACCGGGCTCGATACCGACAACGATTCGATCCTCGAGATCGCCACCGTCGTGACCGACGCCAACCTCGAAGTGCTCGCCGAAGGCCCGGAGCTGGCCATCCGCCATCCGCTGCAGCGGCTGGAGGCGATGGACGACTGGAACCGCAACCAGCACCGGAAGTCCGGCCTGTGGGCACGGGTGCTGGAAGAGGGCGTGTCGATGGCCGAAGCCGAGCAGCGGACGCTGGCGTTCCTGGCGCAGTGGGTGCCGGCCAAGGCCTCGCCGATCTGCGGCAACTCGATCTGCCAAGACCGCCGCTTCCTGCACCGGGAGATGCCGCGGCTGGAGCAGTACTTCCATTACCGCAACCTCGACGTCAGCACCCTCAAGGAACTGGCCCGGCGCTGGGCGCCGGAGGTGCTGGCCGGGGTCGGCAAGGAGGCCAGGCACACCGCACTCAGCGACGTGCACGACTCGATCGCCGAGCTGAGGCATTACCGCTTCTTCATGGGCCGGCTCGGCGGGATGGAGCCGGCGGAACTCTGA
- the guaA gene encoding glutamine-hydrolyzing GMP synthase, producing MTDIHSDKILILDFGAQYTQLIARRIREIGVYCEIWAWDHDPAEIARYGAKGIILSGGPESTTVAGAPRAPQEVFDAGLPILGICYGMQTLAAQLGGSTEAADAREFGHAEVDLVAHDALLGGLSDHGGEPRLNVWMSHGDHVATAPPGFIVTAKTDRIPVAAMADEDKRWYGVQFHPEVTHTLQGQTLLRRFVTEICGCQTLWTAAHIIDDQIARVREQVGDDEVILGLSGGVDSSVVAALLHKAIGEQLTCVFVDTGLLRWQEGDQVMAMFAEHMGVKVIRVDAADRYFKALEGVSDPEAKRKIIGNLFVEIFEEESGKLKNARWLAQGTIYPDVIESAGSKTGKAHVIKSHHNVGGLPEHMKLGLVEPLRELFKDEVRRLGVELGLPETMVYRHPFPGPGLGVRILGEVRREYAELLGRADHIFIDELRKAGLYDRTSQAFAVFLPVKSVGVVGDARAYEWVIALRAVETIDFMTAHWAHLPYEFLGKVSNRIINELRGVSRVVYDISGKPPATIEWE from the coding sequence ATGACCGACATCCATTCCGACAAGATCCTGATCCTCGACTTCGGCGCGCAGTACACGCAGCTGATCGCCCGCCGCATCCGCGAGATCGGCGTCTACTGCGAGATCTGGGCGTGGGACCACGACCCGGCGGAGATCGCCCGTTACGGCGCGAAGGGCATCATCCTCTCGGGCGGCCCGGAGTCGACCACCGTGGCGGGTGCGCCGCGGGCGCCGCAGGAGGTGTTCGACGCCGGCCTGCCGATCCTCGGCATCTGCTATGGGATGCAGACGCTGGCCGCGCAACTGGGCGGCAGCACCGAAGCCGCCGACGCGCGCGAGTTCGGCCATGCCGAAGTGGACCTCGTAGCTCACGATGCGCTGCTCGGCGGACTGTCGGACCACGGCGGCGAGCCACGCCTGAATGTCTGGATGAGCCACGGCGACCACGTCGCCACCGCGCCGCCTGGTTTCATCGTGACCGCGAAGACCGACCGGATCCCGGTCGCCGCGATGGCCGACGAGGACAAGCGCTGGTACGGCGTGCAGTTCCACCCCGAGGTCACCCACACGCTTCAGGGCCAGACCCTGCTGCGCCGCTTCGTCACCGAGATCTGCGGTTGCCAGACGCTGTGGACCGCCGCCCACATCATCGACGACCAGATCGCCCGCGTACGCGAGCAGGTCGGCGATGACGAGGTGATCCTCGGCCTGTCTGGCGGCGTCGATTCGTCAGTCGTGGCGGCACTGCTGCACAAGGCGATCGGCGAGCAGCTGACCTGCGTGTTCGTCGACACCGGCCTGCTGCGCTGGCAGGAAGGCGACCAGGTGATGGCGATGTTCGCCGAGCACATGGGCGTCAAGGTGATCCGCGTCGATGCCGCCGACCGCTACTTCAAGGCGCTCGAGGGCGTCAGCGACCCCGAGGCCAAGCGCAAGATCATCGGCAACCTGTTCGTCGAGATCTTCGAGGAAGAGTCGGGCAAGCTGAAGAACGCCCGGTGGCTCGCGCAGGGCACGATCTACCCGGACGTGATCGAGTCGGCCGGCAGCAAGACCGGTAAGGCCCATGTCATCAAGAGCCACCACAACGTCGGCGGCCTGCCCGAGCACATGAAGCTCGGCCTGGTCGAGCCGCTGCGCGAGCTGTTCAAGGACGAGGTGCGCCGGCTGGGCGTCGAGCTCGGCCTGCCGGAGACGATGGTCTACCGCCATCCGTTCCCGGGCCCGGGGCTGGGCGTGCGAATCCTGGGCGAGGTCCGGCGCGAGTACGCCGAGCTGCTCGGCAGGGCCGACCACATCTTCATCGACGAGTTGCGCAAGGCCGGTCTGTACGACAGGACCAGCCAGGCATTCGCGGTGTTCCTGCCGGTCAAATCGGTCGGCGTGGTCGGCGATGCACGCGCCTACGAGTGGGTGATCGCGCTGCGCGCGGTGGAAACCATCGACTTCATGACCGCGCACTGGGCGCACCTGCCGTACGAGTTCCTCGGCAAAGTTTCAAACCGGATTATCAACGAGTTGCGAGGAGTTTCTCGTGTCGTTTATGACATCAGCGGGAAGCCGCCCGCGACGATCGAGTGGGAGTAA
- a CDS encoding mechanosensitive ion channel family protein, translating to MPDRSLSWIDYARAGEWSEALIGLGIRFALALMLFLVGRYIVAWLVKLIDRALARTELDATALQFLCKVSTVVLTIVLVLAALQVVGVPMTSMIAVLGAAGLAIGLALKDSLSNIASGVMLVALKPFRVGDVVNINGEGGTVESISIFQTRLRGADNQTIVLPNSLVTSDSIINSTPDVRRRVELVIGIGYDDDIDQARAIIMDIINADNRVLAEPAADVVVYELAENSVNLGVRCHTANGDWFAVKVHLNESIKKAFDAAGISFPYPQRDVHVYRHGADTATAMGDGGAESPRS from the coding sequence ATGCCCGACCGCAGCCTGAGCTGGATCGACTACGCCCGCGCGGGCGAATGGAGCGAGGCGCTGATCGGCCTCGGCATCCGGTTCGCGCTCGCGCTGATGCTGTTCCTGGTCGGCCGCTACATCGTCGCGTGGCTGGTCAAGCTCATTGACCGCGCCCTCGCCCGCACCGAGCTGGACGCGACCGCCCTGCAGTTCCTGTGCAAGGTCTCGACGGTGGTGCTGACCATCGTGCTGGTGCTGGCCGCGTTGCAGGTGGTCGGCGTGCCGATGACATCGATGATCGCAGTGCTCGGTGCAGCCGGCCTGGCGATCGGCTTGGCGCTGAAGGACTCGCTGTCCAACATCGCCTCGGGCGTGATGCTGGTCGCGCTCAAGCCGTTCCGCGTCGGCGACGTGGTGAACATCAACGGCGAAGGTGGCACCGTCGAGTCGATCAGCATCTTCCAGACCCGCCTGCGCGGCGCCGACAACCAGACCATCGTGTTGCCCAACAGCCTGGTGACGTCGGATTCGATCATCAACTCGACACCCGACGTGCGCCGCCGGGTCGAGCTGGTGATCGGCATCGGCTATGACGACGACATCGACCAGGCCCGCGCGATCATCATGGACATCATCAACGCCGACAACCGCGTGCTGGCCGAACCGGCCGCCGACGTGGTGGTCTACGAGCTGGCCGAAAACAGCGTCAACCTCGGCGTCCGCTGCCACACCGCCAACGGCGACTGGTTCGCGGTGAAGGTGCACCTCAACGAGAGCATCAAGAAGGCCTTCGACGCGGCCGGGATCAGCTTCCCGTATCCGCAGCGCGACGTGCACGTGTACCGCCATGGCGCCGACACCGCCACGGCCATGGGCGATGGCGGCGCGGAGTCCCCGCGAAGCTGA